Proteins from a single region of Halorubrum sp. 2020YC2:
- a CDS encoding phosphotransferase, translating into MLRAGSEAETGEGGVETEKEAVEPDGGPVSDGVRDRALAEARPGAAPASVESLGRGNRKRTEVVRFETAAPVVVQYSSTPAATRTEAALLRAVGERTDVPVPRPVGEGAVDGTGWLVTPLVEGRDLHEAFVDLDPADRRGVVRAFGRFLASLHEAFRFSGCGRLAVGGSEEDAESALGHDAVLSVRDPAEAESWLREFGGRHAARLPADLDDLRDRLRDALREPVETDAEPRLFPWDFRPGNALVAGGAVTAVLDWEAPLAAPPGVSVAKAEHLVVDWYVPTDEAEPLRRAFRDGYESVAPLPSGGRAARAAAVASAVVDGDGVVTNPRYPPVDREAAVEFHRRALRRALDGTTG; encoded by the coding sequence GTGCTGCGAGCGGGATCCGAGGCCGAGACGGGGGAAGGCGGGGTCGAGACGGAGAAGGAGGCCGTCGAACCGGATGGGGGACCGGTGAGCGACGGGGTCCGCGACCGGGCCCTCGCGGAGGCGCGCCCCGGGGCGGCGCCGGCGAGCGTCGAGTCGCTCGGGCGGGGGAACCGCAAGCGGACGGAGGTGGTGCGGTTCGAGACCGCGGCCCCGGTGGTCGTCCAGTACTCCTCGACGCCGGCCGCGACCCGGACCGAGGCGGCGCTGTTGCGGGCGGTGGGCGAGCGGACCGACGTTCCCGTCCCGCGCCCCGTCGGGGAGGGGGCCGTCGACGGGACGGGGTGGCTGGTCACGCCGCTGGTCGAGGGGCGCGACCTCCACGAGGCGTTCGTCGACCTCGACCCGGCGGACCGGCGGGGGGTCGTCCGGGCGTTCGGGCGGTTCCTCGCGTCGCTCCACGAGGCGTTCCGGTTCTCGGGGTGCGGGCGACTCGCGGTCGGGGGATCGGAGGAGGACGCGGAGTCCGCCCTCGGGCACGACGCCGTCCTGTCCGTGCGAGACCCGGCCGAGGCCGAAAGCTGGCTCCGGGAGTTCGGCGGGCGACACGCGGCGCGGCTCCCGGCCGACCTCGACGACCTCCGCGACCGGCTCCGAGACGCGCTCCGGGAGCCGGTCGAGACCGACGCCGAGCCGCGGCTGTTCCCGTGGGACTTCCGACCGGGGAACGCCCTCGTCGCGGGCGGCGCCGTGACGGCCGTCCTCGACTGGGAGGCGCCGCTGGCCGCGCCGCCGGGCGTGTCGGTCGCGAAGGCGGAGCACCTGGTCGTCGACTGGTACGTGCCGACGGACGAGGCCGAGCCGCTCCGGCGGGCGTTCCGCGACGGCTACGAGTCGGTCGCCCCGCTCCCGAGCGGCGGACGCGCGGCCCGCGCGGCGGCCGTCGCGAGCGCGGTCGTGGACGGCGACGGCGTGGTGACGAACCCGCGGTACCCGCCGGTCGACCGCGAGGCGGCGGTCGAGTTCCACCGGCGGGCGCTCCGGCGGGCGCTCGACGGGACGACCGGGTGA
- a CDS encoding carbonic anhydrase, whose amino-acid sequence MPSHDHDHDDHDTHREKLDAAVDERSDWARRRREGIPTDENLLVVACMDERIPIEEALGIDLGDAQVFRNAGGKVTDDVIRSAALTTNFFDTDEIVVINHTDCGMMSAPDEAVREGLEAQAGDLDAADLDPSLPELTVGDADLLDWVKMTDDIDAACAAQVEYLRESEFIPDDTTVSGYVYEVESGELRRPDERIAEEISERRA is encoded by the coding sequence ATGCCGTCGCACGACCACGACCACGACGATCACGACACGCACCGCGAGAAACTCGACGCCGCCGTCGACGAGCGAAGCGACTGGGCGCGCCGCCGCCGCGAGGGGATCCCGACCGACGAGAACCTCCTCGTCGTCGCCTGTATGGACGAGCGAATCCCGATCGAGGAGGCGCTCGGCATCGACTTGGGCGACGCGCAGGTGTTCCGCAACGCGGGCGGGAAGGTGACCGACGACGTGATCCGCTCGGCCGCGCTCACGACGAACTTCTTCGACACCGACGAGATCGTCGTGATCAACCACACCGACTGCGGGATGATGAGCGCCCCCGACGAGGCGGTCCGCGAGGGCCTCGAAGCGCAGGCCGGCGACCTCGACGCCGCCGACCTCGACCCCTCGCTGCCGGAGCTGACCGTCGGGGACGCCGACCTCCTCGACTGGGTGAAGATGACCGACGACATCGACGCCGCCTGCGCCGCGCAGGTCGAGTACCTCCGCGAGTCGGAGTTCATCCCGGACGACACGACCGTCTCCGGCTACGTCTACGAGGTCGAGTCCGGCGAACTCCGCCGTCCCGACGAGCGCATCGCCGAGGAGATCAGCGAGCGCCGGGCCTGA
- a CDS encoding DNA cytosine methyltransferase, producing MSVGADGGSAPESDATSDDADAPVVAGFFSGCGGLDLGFERAGFDVALGSDQWEPAAETYRRNFSDVEFIEEDVRGLDAPAIRETVERAGYEPDGIDVVIGGPPCQGFSRLNNEQIELDEMEKDRRNTLFEEFLRVVSVLEPQLVLMENVRDLINRQTSDDRYVKDLIVDEFAAHGYKCEYRVLEAEQYGVPQKRRRIFFVGTDRDVPIRFPEPTTPEGNWRTAGEALADASDDLPNMRYANTGEKTLERIRHVPPGGYYRDLPDRLKTKKYQCDCEDTDTCPHEPEIVKRYGTYLRRLDPDEPSLTVSTNVFIHPTEDRYLTPREMARLQTFPDEFAFEGTKTDVMKQIGNAVPVRLGEELANQLREYFPEIRDAPPADPDVYEQQSLTDLA from the coding sequence GTGTCGGTGGGCGCTGACGGCGGCTCCGCCCCCGAGTCGGACGCCACGAGCGACGACGCCGACGCGCCGGTCGTCGCCGGCTTCTTCTCCGGCTGCGGCGGCCTCGACTTGGGCTTCGAGCGGGCCGGCTTCGACGTGGCCCTCGGGAGCGACCAGTGGGAGCCGGCCGCGGAGACGTACCGCCGCAACTTCTCGGACGTGGAGTTCATCGAGGAGGATGTCCGCGGGCTCGACGCCCCGGCGATCCGCGAGACCGTCGAGCGCGCCGGCTACGAACCCGACGGGATCGACGTGGTGATCGGCGGCCCGCCGTGTCAGGGGTTCAGCCGGCTCAACAACGAGCAGATCGAGCTGGACGAGATGGAGAAGGACCGGCGGAACACCCTCTTCGAGGAGTTCCTCCGGGTCGTCTCCGTCCTCGAACCGCAGCTGGTGTTGATGGAGAACGTCCGCGACCTGATCAACCGGCAGACCAGCGACGACCGGTACGTGAAAGACCTCATCGTCGACGAGTTCGCGGCCCACGGCTACAAGTGCGAGTACCGCGTGCTGGAGGCCGAGCAGTACGGCGTTCCCCAGAAGCGCCGCCGGATCTTCTTCGTGGGGACCGACCGCGACGTGCCGATCCGCTTCCCCGAGCCGACGACCCCGGAGGGGAACTGGCGAACCGCGGGCGAGGCGCTCGCGGACGCGAGCGACGACCTCCCGAACATGAGGTACGCGAACACCGGAGAGAAGACGCTCGAACGCATCCGGCACGTCCCGCCTGGCGGCTACTACCGAGACCTCCCGGACCGCCTGAAGACGAAAAAGTACCAGTGCGACTGCGAGGACACCGACACCTGCCCCCACGAGCCGGAAATAGTCAAGCGGTACGGGACGTACCTCCGCCGGCTTGACCCCGACGAGCCCTCGCTAACGGTGAGCACGAACGTCTTCATCCACCCGACCGAGGACCGCTACCTCACCCCCCGCGAGATGGCACGGCTCCAGACGTTCCCGGACGAGTTCGCGTTCGAGGGGACGAAGACCGACGTGATGAAACAGATCGGCAACGCGGTCCCGGTCCGACTCGGCGAGGAATTGGCGAACCAACTCCGGGAGTACTTCCCCGAGATCCGGGACGCGCCCCCCGCCGACCCCGACGTGTACGAACAGCAGTCGCTTACGGATCTGGCCTGA
- a CDS encoding zinc-ribbon domain-containing protein — translation MVDAGTVYLVASGALLLVALGVGARVLLAIFREGRERSRKRREGEIDRFTEDPVYDRDPPDPDADGSRPSTCPHCGAENASGFTFCRECAGPLGPNG, via the coding sequence ATGGTCGACGCCGGTACGGTCTACCTCGTCGCCTCCGGCGCGCTGCTGTTGGTCGCGCTGGGCGTCGGGGCTCGGGTCCTCCTCGCCATCTTCCGTGAGGGCCGCGAGCGCAGCCGCAAGCGGCGCGAGGGGGAGATCGACCGGTTCACCGAGGACCCCGTTTACGACCGCGACCCGCCGGACCCGGACGCCGACGGCTCCCGCCCCTCGACCTGTCCGCACTGCGGTGCGGAGAACGCGTCGGGGTTCACGTTCTGCCGCGAGTGCGCGGGGCCGCTGGGTCCGAACGGGTGA
- a CDS encoding cold-shock protein, translating to MATGKVDFFNDTGGYGFIETDDADDDVFFHMEDVGGPDLEEGQELEFDIESSEKGPRATNVVRQ from the coding sequence ATGGCGACCGGAAAGGTTGATTTCTTCAACGACACTGGCGGCTACGGATTTATTGAGACTGACGACGCGGACGACGACGTGTTCTTCCACATGGAAGACGTCGGCGGCCCGGACCTCGAAGAGGGCCAGGAGCTCGAGTTCGACATCGAGTCCTCCGAGAAGGGCCCCCGCGCGACCAACGTCGTTCGGCAGTAA